The DNA region GTTTCACATTAAATGGTCATGTGCCAAAAAAGTCATGCAAATGCATTAAATAATGTTATATTATCAAAATAATATCACATAATGTTCATTATCATATGAAAAAGAAGACTAATGTATTTTGATAATTACACATATTGCACTTCTATAAATAAACTCTGTCCCTAGTAGGGGGTCAAGCTCAAAATCTCTTGAtcactacatttcccataatgcatcaCACTGCCCTCAAAGCTGTATTTCTCAGAAAAACCTTAGTTGGCCTGTTTCGTCAGTTATTTCTGTTGAGATCTATGCAGTTTATAATGCGTTACTTGGTTGTGTTGTCTCATGTTTTTTTGCAGCACTTTTATGATTGAGTGGTTTCTTTATGTGCTGGTGTTCTGTctattttcatgtgtttctcCATATTCATATCATAAGTCAGGCACAGTATTAAAACAACTACAAATGAATTTTGAAAAAGAGTTGAGTCATTGCTTCAGATATATATGAATGCAGctgacaacacatttttctcctcACCTACAGTATGACTTTTATTAAAAGATCAAAGGGCCACAATTCAAGGACACAATTTCCTCTCCTCCAAGTATTTGGCCTCCCCGTTTTCTCCTTGTGTATCTGTGTTATTCTCCAGGAATGTACTCCCTTTGACCTGAGCTGAAACGAGGGCTACCAGTAGTAAGACAAGAGAcaggggaagtgtgtgtgtgtgtgtgtgtgtgtgtgtgtgtgtgtgtgtgtgtgtgtgtgtgtgtgtgtgtgtgtgtgtgtaagactaAGGCAGGATATACATGTGTTCTCgtcttttttgtatttcttacatgtgtgtgtttgtgtgagagaacAGTGTTGTTCCTCCAATACGAACTCTTTCGTGAACAAACACCCCAACACTGTTTCTAtaatctgtgtatttgtgtgtgtgtgtgtgtgtgtgtgtgtgtgtgtgtgtgtgtgtgtgtgtgtgtgtgtgtgtgtgtgtgtgtgtgtgtgtgtgtgtgtgtgtgcatctgtataCAGAGTATATGTAGCCTGTGTGtaattgttgtatttatcaGGGTGGATTGGATTTGACTTTCTGGCCAAATAAAAAAGAGTGGAATGCTTTACATATTTCACtatatatgtgcatgtatgtgtatgtatagtATGTATATAAAGGTATGTAATATGTAAAAATCACAACTCTGTCTCAAAGGGCTTCACATTCGGTGCAGCATGCATGATCCCTCTTTCAGAATAGACACACATGCAATAAATGCTGTttatagaaatagaaatatcaATACAGTTTTCCCTTTGCTCTGTTTGTTTCCTAAACATTCACTGATGATTTATTATTGCACTTGCAGGacacagatttgaaaaaaagaaatgattaaaGGTGATCTGATCAACTGTGTGCATGACAGCAAACAACTACATCAGGGTGCATTTAAACCTGTATTAATTAAAAGGTTGAGATAATAATCTTGTAATTCATCCCTCCTCTgactcactctgtctctctggtTTTATGTCTTGCAGGTGTTTTTTCAGACACCGACGGCTGCTGCCGTGATCACGACCAGTGCGAAAACAACATCTTGTCCTTTCAAAGCAAGTTCGGAGTTTTCAACAGCAACATCTTCACCATTTCTCACTGCGACTGTGACAACAAGTAGGGACCTATTTTATCATCAACTATCCGATAAATATCAACTGATTTTATatcacatgttttttcttttactaaTTGCTGAATCGTTATGTCACATGTTAAAGGTTTCGCAATTGTCTAAAGGCGGCAAATGACAGCATATCTGATGTGGTGGGATATACCTTCTTTAACCTGCTGAAGATGCACTGCTTTGTGTTTGCCCACCGACCTGAGTGTACAGAGAGGAACTGGTTTGGGATGTAAGTAAAAGTCTGAATGATCTAATAATTTGAGTAtaaatcaatgaaaataaagtgaatttACCCGTAATTAAGTGTAGACTCAATGGAAGTAGgcctacaaaaaaaacacattttctcacttacctCTTGTGGTCCTCTTCAGGttgttattgtacatttttcctGTGATATACAGCATGTTTTCACAGCTTCAGGGATCTAAAAATCCATCAGGTGAAACAGTCTCCAAAGCAAAAATCACTCTCTGGTTGAACTGTTGACACCTCGTGGGTCGTAGCCTCTGATGAAAGgtcacattgtttcattttatggggtcaaaagccaaaaaaggtTGTGAACCACTGGTCTCACACCATTAGCGGGTCGACAGTGGTCACCGCTGTTAAATGTATCAACAACTGCTGGATGGATTGCTCTGAAGTTTGgttcagacattcatgttccccccTCAGGATGGTTTCTCATGTGGCGGCTCTATACAAACAACATGTGTTCGATACTTTGGTTTATGCCTAAATGTATGCAAAACTGACATTATCAGCCTCAAAACTCCCTTAAAATCCACCAGAAAAAAGTGAGAAACtatattttttctgtatattttatattttttatgtactTTTTGGTGACTTGGGTGAACTTATCCTTCAACAATTTTGAGAGCATGAACTCTGGTTTGAATAAATTCTAGTCTGGCTCTATTGAAATGTGACAAAATCCACTTATCAACAGCTGTAATACTCACCAGTTAACATGTTACGACTTGTCATTTAAGTTGCACAAAAACATAAGCTTGAAAACAAGAATTTGCAATGGATTATGGATGgatttatgctaagctaagataaacAGCTGCTTGTTCTAGCTTCATATTATAAAAGACAGATATCTTCTCGTCTGACTCTCGGCAAGAAGGAAATCAAAAAagtaatgttaaataaaatgtaaaaaccgatccttttaaatcatttcaaacCTCTGTGACTTCCTACAGGTGTAAAGAGACTCAGATGACTGTGTACGCTGTGGTCCATGGTCCCACGCTGTACGACATCGCCAGTCAGACAGATAACAGCACCAACTTCTTCATTAACGCCACCAAACCTACGGGAGGCCTGCCGAGCAACATGTCGGACCTGCACCCGTTCTCCATCGCTGCTGCAGCATCCACAGTCCCTATACCTTCAACTGGCTCTGCCTCCATCACTCCCGTTACCGTGGTTACCGCCTCCACAGGCACCCGCACTTCAGAGAGGCCGGCACCTGAGCGACGAGACGACCTGCACCCGTTCTCCATCGCTGCTGCAGCATCTACCGTCCCTATACCTTCAACTGGCTCTGCCTCCATCACTCCCGTTACCGTGGTTACCGCCTCCACAGGCACCCGCACTTCAGAGAGGCCGGCACCTGAGCGACGAGACGACCTGCACCCGTTCTCCATCGCTGCTGCAGCATCTACCGTCCCCATACCTTCAACCGGCTCTGCCTCCATCACTCCCATTACCGTGGTTACCGCCTCCACAGGCACCCGCACATCAGAGGGGCTGGCACCTGAGCGACGAGACGACCTGCAACCGTTCTCCATCGCTGCTGCAGCATCCACCGTCCCCATACCTTCAACCAGCTCTGCCTCCATCACTCCCGTTACCGTGGTTACCGCCTCCACAGGCACCCGCACTTTAGAGAGACCGGCACCTGAGCGACGAGGCGACATGGGGAACACTTTACCCACCAAAAACCAAACTCTTTCTGAGCAGGATGTCACAGGTATTTGATCAGAGACAGTTGACAGATAACTAATTGATTactattttttatataatagatcaatcattttgaatcatttatatatatataattttatttttggactGCTATACAAGCATTTAACAAGCAGACAGTATCATCTCTTCTGCCTTCCAtcaattttaaagatttaataCCTTTATAAAGTTTGGGAGAGATTAAGTATGTGCAGAAGAGCAATAAAAAGGTATgaaaggtaataaaaaaaagaaaaaaattagaagaaaagaagaagggggtcCAACATACATATCTATATAAAAATGAAGCACTTTTTTTATAAGCAGAtattaaaataccaaataaatattcatcaggGAGCCTTGCCTCAAAGTCAGCATGCCCTAAGAATAAAATGGGAAACTGAAAGGGGCAAGTTGGTATCAAACTTGTTTTTAGTGCTTTATGAATCTTTGTCTAGAATAGGACAGTCCCAAAACACGTGCCAATGGTAAGCTTCCTGAATCCCTGCACTGTCTCCAACATTTAGCATCTCATCCtgccaaacacagcaaaaaaatgtccaatttcTCTGCTTTcaacttcttaaatgtgaatattttctggtttattttgttctctttgatagtaaactgaatatctagcttgtggactgttggtcaggacaaaacaagacatttcaggttgcattttccattttaaagcAATGATCATGAACATTGTTTCAACCCAAccaacaaaataattaacagattagttgataaagaaaataattgatagtTGCAGCCCTCTATatctaaaatcacacacatgtCACATCATATCAGATGgatagaaagatggaagaaaagtggaagaaaagtactaaaaacatgtttttgcttCCCTACTGCAGACAATCAGCTGTTATGTGGTATGTATAAGGATCTTGACGAGTGCAGCAGTAATATCCCTCCCCAGCAGCAGAGATTCGGCCTCCTCAACTCAGAGTCCAGGACGCTGTACCACTGCAACTGTACAACCAGGTAAAtcgacaaataaaataatatcagtTGATTGGTTAAAAGTGCATATTTTATTATCAGAGacaatcattaaaaagatgagTTTTAATGACGTCATGTGTCCAttgcacaaaataaatatttacactgCTATTTGCAGAACATATACAGACAGTGTGATAATGGTGCATTCACCTTAAAATCTCCTGTTTTCCGAGTAAAACAAAGCAGACAACtcttaaaaaaccccaaaaaaactaGGCCACCTGCAGAGCATGCATCCAGATGTTGCATAAGGTGAAGCAGTTCCCTGAAATCGCTCACGTCCTTGGACATGATCACGATCTCACATCTGCACGtgcacgctctctctctctctctctctctctctctctctctctctctctctctctctctctctctctctctctctctctctctctctctctctctctctctcatctatctgcttccctcctctttcttggctcagctgctgcttttgtgttatttttggcacatctttctctctctctgacatttTGGTCTGTCTCCAGATTCTTCCAGACTTTGGCTAAACAGAGACAACTGACCGAAGTACAAACTCTTCTGCTGGGATACGTATCTCAGTCCTGCTTCCTGACACAGGACTGCACAGAAGGCAACAGGTTAGtatagaaaaacacagacatagaTGCTTTCACAAGGTTTGGctttaaagaaacaataatcaatattttttataataacaacatATGAAATTAttagtgactctgcagctcctctcagctttatggggctttatagtgagtttcagctcattgtttagctgtccggctgcaactttactgttttggttcactctcagcgctttCATAGGGtcgaaaaagctgtaaaaaagccactgtacactacctgttcagcaccaaacagcaaacagacacagttagctgtagagtagctggtgaacatagtggagcattgagcagctaaagagccagatatttccctcaggagttgatagaaagtaaaaacacagctaaaagagagtgaatattggacttacattcagcaggtggacaaaTCACAACTCCACATTGATGATAATGTTGAttagtaactgctggatgtggaaataagcaactgttaCCTAACAAGTTAAACAAAACTTAAAGGTGATGATAGGTCAGTGTCAGTGCTCactacttgtttctgctgctctcaAGTGGCCAAAACAGTCAGGTGCACTAAAAAGACGaagtaatgttgaaagatatctacttgattttactcatttggatgactgaagcttcatattagcttcagatcaacttttataATACTGTGGATTCTGTCCTCCAtcatggtcagtatgaacaggaggaatgattgcagcaagaaaaaacagctttaatgttaatttcgggatcctgactgttgttttaagccagaaaaactgtgaacccatcctttaaatctgacattcgattattaataatgaagcatcagtgttagagcagcatgttactgttgtagctgctggaggtggagctagtttacaccactttatatacagttagctagtttagtccagtggttccgaacctaggggtggggcccctccaaagggtcagcagatacatttgaggggtggtgagatgattaatgggagaggaatcTTTGCTTCTTTCATGTTATGTTGGATTATTTTACTTCTTTgggtcatttaaatgaaaccatgtgagaagtaaggagggaaaaTGTCTCCTTGGTGAAAAATTGAACCACTCATAGATGTCTGAAATGTGAAAAGAAGCCCCAACTAGACATTATTTTTATGTAAGGGGTCACATGCCCAAAAGGTTGGAGCCACTAGTTTAATCTTTAACTATCATGTTGTtttataagcttttttttttttttatgtgaaatctttatctgaaaagtaactaataACTCTATAGCTGCCAGATACCTGTAGTGATATTTGGCTCTATACATTAAATTGACTTTGACTTGAAAACATGCATAATTTCCCTCTGAAACATAGTagagtaaaagaataaagagacaaaaaatgttaatttacaaGAATCAAATTGTTCTTAAAAACAGCACTCTAATAAATGTACTTTGAAACTTTCCAGCATCACATAACCTCCGTTGCCTCTTCTTTATCCTGCAGCTGTTCAGCAGTCGTGGTGAAACTGGAGCTTCCTCAGCTGGACACGGAGGAGCTGCAGCGCCATCTGCTGGCGTTGAGGCTGAAAGTCAGGAGGCCAACAACAAGTAGAGCGAAGAGGAGAGACCGAGCTATCAGACTCCAGAGATTGTGTCTCAGGATGGTCGAGAAAACTGCAAATGCTGTAAGAGGAAGGAAGCTCATCTGAGTGTGAATATTATCCACATGTTcaacatgaaatatataaagACATCATGAAATACATAATCAAAAATATAGATTAGAAACTTGATCTTGTGAATCAaccacaatacattttaaaaattcagctcattgttataaagtgttgtttttttcttctttcttttcataattactaatctaaaaaaaagaagaagaaaaaaagtctaattCCACCAGTctttatttcaaaatgtcagtttcattttaaataagtgaTTTAATTTTGGATTTTGAAAAAATTGACCAATTCAACAACTGAGTATTAACATGatgttaaaaagacaaaagctaAAATACAGACTTTTGAAAAAggacataaataaattaaaatgtattgaaattatattttatattaatgagctgacatttaaacatttgatgGATTATTTCccaatttcatatttaaattatatgttttaatcttcataataatgtcttatttaattatttgatacTGAACACTTTGGTTCTCCTTAAAACATTGTagtattatgtatttatattgtctACATCATGTATGTAGTAGAACTCAGTGGAGGTGTCAGTGGGGTTTTTTCGGGGGGATAAAAGtgagaaaagtaaaataaaccattttcac from Scomber scombrus chromosome 15, fScoSco1.1, whole genome shotgun sequence includes:
- the pla2g3 gene encoding group 3 secretory phospholipase A2, coding for MTGIAALFALILTSSLLSCSAAETSILCAWTKVSSNQEVHYAFLRQAASSMRLYHTTWSGERTHLHGCSWSDDPVVIQNYFSLCQERTEDFSDHPDESFDLGPMFEAEDVCVSMATSQLAEHADGARKRAMRSLEGRQSREERSEVQSHQRVKRGFIVPGTLWCGSGNKAPSYEDLGVFSDTDGCCRDHDQCENNILSFQSKFGVFNSNIFTISHCDCDNKFRNCLKAANDSISDVVGYTFFNLLKMHCFVFAHRPECTERNWFGMCKETQMTVYAVVHGPTLYDIASQTDNSTNFFINATKPTGGLPSNMSDLHPFSIAAAASTVPIPSTGSASITPVTVVTASTGTRTSERPAPERRDDLHPFSIAAAASTVPIPSTGSASITPVTVVTASTGTRTSERPAPERRDDLHPFSIAAAASTVPIPSTGSASITPITVVTASTGTRTSEGLAPERRDDLQPFSIAAAASTVPIPSTSSASITPVTVVTASTGTRTLERPAPERRGDMGNTLPTKNQTLSEQDVTDNQLLCGMYKDLDECSSNIPPQQQRFGLLNSESRTLYHCNCTTRFFQTLAKQRQLTEVQTLLLGYVSQSCFLTQDCTEGNSCSAVVVKLELPQLDTEELQRHLLALRLKVRRPTTSRAKRRDRAIRLQRLCLRMVEKTANAVRGRKLI